One Halovivax ruber XH-70 genomic region harbors:
- a CDS encoding thiamine pyrophosphate-binding protein yields the protein MTNTTKALVETLDDLGVEYIFGYPGGRVIEVLDEVPDSPITLVRPRDEREASVMAEVHGRLTQTPGVLAGQGPWIGSLGAIGQMEGRLSSSPMVAITEASERGEYSTLAPYQQSRGDYGGLDLPNILDSITKEHWFPRTPTETIRSLQLAFKHAVAGRPGPTAVILDGDAVHEEVPEDPTPPVWNADEQVRTWKAAPAADDLDDAADALASAERPVIVAGNGVHAAQAYDELQAAAEAYDAVVVTSYLGKSTIPETHELAGGVIGSFSHEGANQLVSNADVLCVVGCRLNPMDTNWQAPGFIRPDEQRIIHADIDARNAGWVYPADVGLIGDATHALTGLEARAGEDAGAEPEAARDRAAQAREDFHAPACESDASPIKPQRAIKEIEAVVDAGTIVTADSGNNRFWLLNYLQTPGVRTYFGSGGVGGMGWSVPAGVSAALTTDRDVVSVAGDGGFAMTMNSVETAVEYGVAPTFVVLNDTSLGMVRQMQEADGDIAGVEFHDTDFVAVAEAFGAVGERVTAPDEFASALVAGKERNDRPTVIDVRIDRDEEMEAELTSSFYDAVGGLHE from the coding sequence ATGACCAACACCACGAAGGCGCTCGTCGAAACCCTGGACGATCTCGGCGTCGAGTACATCTTCGGCTATCCGGGCGGCCGGGTCATCGAAGTGTTAGACGAGGTTCCGGATTCCCCGATCACGCTCGTCCGGCCGCGTGACGAGCGCGAGGCCAGTGTCATGGCCGAAGTACACGGACGCCTCACCCAGACACCGGGCGTGTTGGCCGGACAAGGGCCGTGGATCGGCAGCCTCGGGGCGATCGGCCAGATGGAGGGGCGACTATCCTCGTCGCCGATGGTAGCCATCACGGAAGCCTCCGAACGGGGCGAATACTCAACGCTTGCGCCCTACCAGCAATCGCGCGGCGACTACGGGGGGCTCGACCTGCCGAACATTCTCGACTCGATCACCAAGGAACACTGGTTCCCCCGAACGCCGACGGAGACGATCCGCAGCCTCCAGCTCGCGTTCAAGCACGCGGTGGCCGGCCGTCCGGGCCCGACCGCCGTCATCCTGGACGGCGACGCCGTCCACGAGGAGGTTCCCGAAGACCCCACGCCGCCCGTCTGGAACGCCGACGAGCAAGTGCGGACCTGGAAAGCGGCCCCCGCCGCGGACGATCTCGACGACGCGGCCGACGCACTGGCGAGCGCCGAGCGCCCGGTCATCGTCGCGGGCAACGGCGTCCACGCGGCCCAGGCCTACGACGAACTACAGGCGGCTGCCGAAGCCTACGACGCCGTCGTCGTCACCTCCTACCTGGGCAAGTCGACGATTCCCGAGACCCACGAACTCGCGGGCGGCGTCATCGGCTCGTTCAGCCACGAGGGGGCGAACCAGCTGGTCAGCAACGCCGACGTCCTCTGCGTCGTCGGCTGTCGGCTCAACCCGATGGACACCAACTGGCAGGCGCCCGGCTTCATCCGCCCGGACGAGCAGAGGATCATCCACGCCGACATCGACGCGCGCAACGCCGGCTGGGTCTACCCCGCGGACGTCGGCCTGATCGGTGACGCGACCCACGCACTCACCGGGCTCGAAGCGCGCGCCGGTGAGGACGCCGGCGCCGAACCCGAGGCGGCTCGCGATCGGGCCGCCCAGGCGCGCGAAGACTTCCACGCCCCTGCCTGCGAGTCCGACGCCTCTCCGATCAAACCCCAGCGCGCGATCAAGGAGATCGAGGCCGTCGTCGACGCCGGCACGATCGTCACCGCCGATTCGGGGAACAACCGGTTCTGGCTGCTCAACTACCTGCAGACGCCCGGCGTGCGCACCTACTTCGGCAGTGGCGGCGTCGGTGGGATGGGCTGGTCCGTCCCCGCCGGCGTCAGTGCCGCGCTAACCACCGACCGCGATGTCGTCTCCGTGGCCGGCGACGGCGGCTTCGCCATGACGATGAACTCCGTCGAGACCGCCGTCGAGTACGGCGTGGCCCCCACGTTCGTCGTCCTGAACGACACGAGCCTGGGCATGGTCCGCCAGATGCAGGAGGCAGACGGCGACATCGCCGGCGTCGAGTTCCACGACACCGACTTCGTGGCCGTGGCCGAAGCCTTCGGCGCCGTCGGGGAGCGGGTGACCGCGCCCGACGAGTTCGCATCCGCGCTCGTCGCGGGGAAAGAACGGAACGACCGACCGACGGTGATCGACGTCCGCATCGATCGCGACGAAGAGATGGAAGCGGAACTCACCTCGTCGTTCTACGACGCCGTCGGGGGACTGCACGAGTAA
- a CDS encoding M24 family metallopeptidase, giving the protein MTFHERDFMEGTLGTQAVDWEGRIDTQRLREERKQRALERLQETDLGAMLLLSDPNIRYVTGLAMTGGSGADHYTLLTEEGDVVHWDTADHTSNQRANCPWLQDIRYACPGLGNVPRASGSDSARRFLISTMVETVTTAMDEYGVADEKLGLDVGNSGLVSGFEGAGVEVDVSTCNAVMEDARKIKTEDEIECLRMVAAICEAGFQKITETAKPGMRENEVWGEAVGELWRHGAFVGGGYLTSGPNTWPKHQANTTDRMIRPGDLVYADMYNIGYLGYRSCYYRTFAMGEPTQAQQDAYETARDNLYDVLERIEPGATTDEIAQGFPDMDGEHADFYDADDHWQMTTNHWAHGLGLQLYEVPLIWRGLSPDHPIEIEEGMTMAVETQEPADRQGVRVEEMVVVRENGVEILSQWPVEEITTIDY; this is encoded by the coding sequence ATGACGTTCCACGAACGCGACTTCATGGAGGGAACGCTGGGAACGCAGGCGGTCGACTGGGAGGGCCGCATCGACACCCAGCGGTTGCGCGAGGAGCGAAAACAGCGCGCGCTGGAGCGCCTGCAGGAGACCGACCTCGGCGCGATGCTCTTGCTCTCGGATCCGAACATCCGCTACGTCACCGGCCTCGCGATGACCGGCGGCAGTGGCGCCGACCACTACACCCTGCTGACCGAGGAGGGCGACGTCGTCCACTGGGACACGGCCGACCACACGAGCAATCAGCGCGCGAACTGTCCGTGGCTGCAGGACATCCGGTACGCCTGTCCCGGCCTGGGGAACGTCCCGCGCGCGTCGGGCAGTGACTCCGCGCGTCGCTTCCTGATCTCGACGATGGTCGAGACGGTGACGACGGCTATGGACGAGTACGGCGTCGCGGACGAGAAACTCGGCCTCGACGTGGGCAATTCGGGTCTGGTCTCCGGGTTCGAAGGCGCCGGCGTCGAGGTCGACGTGTCGACCTGCAACGCCGTGATGGAGGACGCCCGCAAGATCAAGACCGAAGACGAGATCGAGTGTCTTCGGATGGTCGCCGCGATCTGTGAGGCCGGCTTTCAGAAGATTACGGAGACAGCCAAACCCGGCATGCGCGAGAACGAGGTGTGGGGCGAGGCCGTGGGCGAACTCTGGCGCCACGGCGCGTTCGTCGGCGGCGGTTACCTCACCTCCGGCCCGAACACCTGGCCGAAGCACCAGGCGAACACCACGGATCGAATGATCCGGCCCGGCGACCTGGTCTACGCCGACATGTACAACATCGGCTATCTGGGCTACCGCTCGTGTTACTACCGCACGTTTGCCATGGGCGAGCCGACCCAGGCCCAGCAAGACGCCTACGAGACCGCGCGCGACAACCTCTACGACGTCCTCGAACGGATCGAACCCGGCGCGACGACCGACGAGATCGCGCAGGGCTTCCCCGATATGGACGGCGAGCACGCCGACTTCTACGACGCCGACGACCACTGGCAGATGACCACCAACCACTGGGCTCACGGCCTCGGCCTCCAGCTCTACGAGGTCCCGCTCATCTGGCGCGGCCTCTCGCCCGACCACCCGATCGAGATCGAGGAGGGCATGACGATGGCCGTCGAGACGCAGGAGCCCGCCGACCGGCAGGGCGTCCGCGTCGAGGAGATGGTCGTCGTTCGCGAGAACGGCGTCGAGATTCTGAGCCAGTGGCCCGTCGAGGAGATCACGACGATCGACTACTGA
- a CDS encoding bacterio-opsin activator domain-containing protein — protein sequence MTTQGLTDALRETLSAFDSRGEPLSTSEVATRLDLGRRSTYERLERLADRDLVQTKKVGASARVWWREQDVVGRSPTPDTDRNSQANSHGMSMQFDRFVDAVSEYAIFVLDPDGHVESWNDGAERIKGYEADDIVGTHFETFYTDEDVANDVPERNLQAAMRLGSIEDEGWRRRADGSRFWANVTITAIRDDGGRLSGFTKVTRDMTDRRAYERRLEDHAALVERQRDELERELDAVFDRLSDGIYGLDDDNRLTYVNDHAKTILDVDDDAIGGPLDAVTETSHQFESAIERARCTQEPVVDEERQDATGNWYEYTIYPSESGLSVYTRDVTARKERERRLRKRVAQQDVLATIGQRALETRDVDDLLADATALVADTLDTEYSKVLDLQAGDEELEVRQGVGWDDGIVGEAAVSATEDDSQAAYTLRTDEPVVVENLSKETRFGGPDLLTDHDVASGISVVIGPTSDPWGIFGVHDTEMRSIDRTDANFVQAVAAILASAIDRDERERELVDQRERLEAVNGLNEVVRDLTDAVIDQSTRQEIEQTVVERLAAAESYEFAWVGTADLDSKTVSMRAEAGVEGYLDNNTISIDPADERSQGPTGRAFRTGEIQVTRNARADDRYDPWRDTAKAYDFQASAAIPIVHEDTVYGVLNVYTGRENAFTAEERGVIAQLGEVIGHSIAATERKQALVSDEVVEIEFHLPDAFGQVDADIEMGGSARIDHVTQISEETFQVYGSATPCVVDGLERLTDATDVWSDLTIREVGDSIRFSARLTEPTILTLIASRGGYVDEAVLEDDDVFLTVQLSPHTDIRAFVDAMTDGYPQIDLLSRTQFSRETPFAGDGEQPLDTLTDQQRSSVEAAYFRGFFEWPRLASGEDVADSLDIAPSTFHQHLRKAESKLIEAALTGPQ from the coding sequence ATGACCACACAGGGGCTGACAGATGCACTCCGGGAGACGCTCTCCGCGTTCGACAGCCGTGGCGAACCGCTCTCCACGTCTGAGGTCGCGACCCGGCTCGATCTCGGCCGTCGATCGACCTACGAGCGCCTCGAACGACTCGCCGATCGAGACCTCGTCCAGACGAAGAAGGTGGGCGCGAGCGCCCGAGTCTGGTGGCGCGAGCAAGACGTCGTGGGCAGGTCACCGACCCCCGATACCGATCGGAACAGTCAGGCGAACAGCCATGGCATGTCGATGCAGTTCGACAGGTTCGTCGACGCAGTCTCCGAGTACGCCATCTTCGTCCTCGATCCCGACGGACACGTCGAAAGCTGGAACGACGGCGCAGAACGAATCAAGGGCTACGAGGCCGACGACATCGTCGGCACGCATTTCGAGACGTTCTACACCGACGAAGATGTCGCGAACGACGTCCCGGAGCGAAATCTGCAGGCGGCGATGCGGCTCGGTTCGATCGAAGACGAGGGATGGCGCCGCCGTGCCGACGGCTCGCGGTTCTGGGCGAACGTCACGATCACGGCGATCCGGGACGACGGTGGACGACTCAGCGGGTTTACGAAAGTAACACGTGACATGACCGATCGACGCGCGTACGAACGTCGACTCGAGGATCACGCCGCGCTCGTCGAACGCCAACGTGACGAACTGGAGCGAGAGCTCGACGCCGTCTTCGACCGGCTCTCCGACGGCATCTACGGTCTCGACGACGACAATCGACTCACGTACGTGAACGACCACGCGAAGACGATTCTCGACGTCGACGACGACGCCATCGGGGGCCCGCTCGACGCAGTGACCGAAACGTCACACCAGTTCGAATCGGCGATAGAACGGGCCAGATGCACGCAAGAACCCGTCGTCGACGAAGAACGCCAGGACGCCACCGGCAACTGGTACGAGTACACCATCTACCCGTCCGAATCGGGACTCTCGGTGTACACCCGGGACGTAACCGCACGCAAAGAACGGGAGCGCCGGTTGCGAAAACGGGTCGCACAACAAGACGTGCTGGCAACGATCGGGCAGCGGGCGCTCGAAACTCGCGACGTCGACGACCTACTCGCCGACGCGACGGCGCTCGTCGCGGACACGCTCGACACCGAGTACTCCAAGGTCCTGGACCTCCAGGCCGGTGACGAAGAACTCGAAGTACGCCAGGGCGTCGGGTGGGACGACGGGATCGTCGGCGAGGCGGCGGTCTCGGCGACCGAGGACGACTCGCAGGCGGCCTACACGCTCCGAACCGACGAGCCGGTCGTCGTCGAAAACCTGAGCAAGGAGACCCGGTTCGGCGGACCGGACTTGCTCACCGACCACGATGTCGCGAGCGGGATCAGCGTCGTCATCGGGCCGACGAGCGATCCGTGGGGGATCTTCGGCGTCCACGACACCGAGATGCGATCGATCGACCGAACCGACGCGAACTTCGTCCAGGCGGTCGCGGCCATCCTGGCGTCGGCAATCGACCGGGACGAACGCGAACGCGAACTCGTCGATCAGCGCGAACGGCTCGAGGCGGTAAACGGGCTGAACGAAGTCGTCAGAGACCTCACCGACGCGGTGATCGACCAGTCGACGCGCCAGGAGATCGAGCAGACCGTCGTCGAACGCCTTGCAGCCGCCGAGAGCTACGAGTTCGCCTGGGTGGGGACGGCCGACCTCGACTCGAAAACCGTCTCGATGCGTGCTGAGGCTGGCGTCGAGGGCTACCTGGACAACAACACCATCTCGATCGACCCGGCCGACGAACGAAGTCAGGGGCCGACCGGGCGCGCGTTCCGAACCGGCGAGATCCAGGTAACGCGGAATGCGCGGGCCGACGATCGATACGATCCCTGGCGAGACACCGCCAAGGCCTACGACTTCCAGGCCTCCGCGGCCATCCCGATCGTCCACGAAGACACCGTCTACGGGGTTCTCAACGTCTACACGGGTCGCGAGAACGCCTTCACCGCCGAAGAACGAGGCGTCATCGCCCAGCTCGGCGAGGTGATCGGCCACTCGATCGCCGCCACGGAACGCAAACAGGCGCTCGTGAGCGACGAGGTCGTCGAGATCGAGTTCCACTTGCCGGACGCGTTCGGCCAGGTGGACGCGGACATCGAGATGGGCGGCAGCGCCCGGATCGACCACGTCACACAGATATCCGAAGAAACTTTTCAGGTCTACGGGTCGGCGACACCGTGCGTCGTCGACGGTCTCGAGCGGTTAACCGACGCCACTGACGTCTGGTCAGACCTGACGATTCGAGAGGTCGGCGATTCGATTCGGTTTTCCGCACGACTCACGGAACCGACCATTCTCACACTGATCGCCTCCCGGGGTGGGTACGTCGACGAAGCAGTCCTCGAAGATGACGACGTCTTTCTAACAGTTCAGCTCTCTCCCCACACCGATATCAGAGCGTTCGTCGACGCGATGACGGACGGCTACCCACAGATCGACTTGCTCTCGCGAACGCAATTCTCGCGAGAAACGCCGTTCGCCGGTGACGGTGAACAGCCGCTCGATACCCTCACCGACCAGCAACGGTCGAGCGTCGAGGCCGCCTACTTCCGCGGGTTCTTCGAGTGGCCGCGGCTGGCCTCCGGCGAGGACGTCGCCGACTCGCTCGATATTGCCCCGTCGACGTTCCACCAGCATCTGCGTAAGGCCGAGTCGAAACTCATCGAGGCAGCGCTCACCGGGCCACAGTGA
- a CDS encoding LLM class flavin-dependent oxidoreductase has protein sequence MQLGTGLFTGQRRPDDDRPTSELYDEILDLTRTIEDAGLDSAWVSEHHFLEDEYLSGTLPTLGAMAAVTDEIEIGSCVALGPLYDPIHLAEDAATVDLLSAGRSTLGLAIGSNPTEFDVFGVPLEERADRLADLVSFLNGAWSEGDLGYDSEFHDVPADVSITPKPDDGHVPLMLGGAAKPAVRRAARTAEGWCAPSSLSIEGVRKRVEDIRNVREAEDIDGEFTIYVLQHGWVGDSREEAWEAMRDGYLFIQRRYAEIFSGEPVDSLDEERIQELKEQAIFGTPEQVTEELEAYREALGDDIHFIFRTYHPGTDTEAMTECVTRLGEEVAPQLR, from the coding sequence ATGCAACTCGGGACCGGCCTCTTCACCGGCCAGCGCCGACCGGACGACGACCGACCGACGAGCGAGCTGTACGACGAAATTCTGGACCTCACGCGGACGATCGAGGACGCCGGGCTCGACAGCGCCTGGGTCTCCGAACATCACTTCCTCGAAGACGAGTACCTCTCCGGCACGCTACCGACGCTGGGCGCGATGGCGGCAGTGACCGACGAGATCGAAATTGGCTCCTGCGTGGCACTCGGGCCGCTGTACGATCCGATCCACCTCGCCGAGGACGCGGCGACGGTCGATCTCCTCTCGGCTGGCCGGAGTACGCTCGGCCTCGCGATCGGCTCGAACCCCACGGAGTTCGACGTCTTCGGCGTTCCCCTGGAGGAACGCGCCGATCGGCTGGCCGACCTCGTTTCCTTCCTGAACGGCGCCTGGAGCGAGGGCGACCTCGGCTACGACTCCGAGTTCCACGACGTACCCGCCGACGTCTCGATCACGCCCAAACCCGACGACGGGCACGTCCCCCTGATGCTCGGTGGGGCGGCAAAACCCGCCGTTCGCCGGGCGGCCAGAACTGCCGAGGGCTGGTGTGCCCCGTCCTCGCTGTCGATCGAGGGCGTTCGCAAGCGCGTCGAGGACATCCGGAACGTCCGCGAGGCCGAGGATATCGACGGCGAGTTCACGATCTACGTGCTCCAGCACGGGTGGGTCGGCGACTCCCGCGAGGAGGCGTGGGAGGCGATGCGCGACGGCTACCTGTTCATCCAGCGTCGCTACGCGGAAATTTTCTCCGGTGAACCCGTCGACTCGCTCGACGAAGAACGAATTCAGGAACTCAAGGAACAGGCCATCTTCGGGACGCCCGAGCAGGTGACCGAGGAACTGGAAGCCTACCGGGAGGCCCTCGGCGACGACATTCACTTCATCTTCCGGACGTACCACCCTGGAACCGATACCGAGGCAATGACGGAGTGCGTGACCCGCCTGGGTGAGGAGGTCGCACCGCAGCTGCGATAG
- a CDS encoding EthD domain-containing protein has protein sequence MHKHVALLTRADGVSHDEFVDRWEAAELDDEIDGVVRYHEVLPTMPEHAEFDGLAEFFFEDEAAYEDAVDDPDSLVSATGGEFAEAVADERGMAGDPIVQRDEVDGDSDELYKHSAFLVRQEDMTHDAFVDHWQNNHTPIAREITGVVKYDTVVPTDPDAQPFDGIAELYFADIDALYDALGSEGSRDYEAVGEMAEKAREDVNNFLAIDERPRFIGQEHLVSGR, from the coding sequence ATGCACAAGCACGTTGCACTGCTGACGCGCGCAGATGGTGTCTCGCACGACGAGTTCGTCGATCGGTGGGAGGCGGCGGAGCTGGACGACGAGATCGACGGCGTCGTTCGCTATCACGAGGTGCTTCCGACGATGCCGGAGCACGCGGAGTTCGACGGGCTGGCCGAGTTCTTCTTCGAGGACGAGGCGGCTTACGAGGACGCAGTCGACGATCCCGACTCGCTCGTCTCGGCCACGGGCGGCGAGTTCGCCGAGGCCGTCGCGGACGAGCGCGGAATGGCTGGCGATCCGATCGTCCAGCGCGACGAGGTCGACGGCGACTCCGACGAGCTGTACAAGCACTCGGCGTTCCTCGTCCGGCAGGAAGACATGACCCACGACGCGTTCGTCGACCACTGGCAGAACAACCACACGCCGATCGCCCGCGAGATCACCGGCGTCGTCAAGTACGACACCGTCGTCCCCACGGATCCCGACGCCCAGCCGTTCGACGGCATCGCGGAACTGTACTTCGCGGACATCGACGCACTCTACGACGCCCTCGGCAGCGAGGGCTCGCGTGACTACGAGGCGGTCGGCGAGATGGCCGAGAAAGCCCGCGAGGACGTGAACAACTTCCTCGCGATCGACGAGCGCCCGCGCTTCATCGGCCAGGAACACCTCGTCAGCGGGCGGTGA
- a CDS encoding NAD-dependent epimerase/dehydratase family protein: MSDETVLVTGGTGFIGSFICADLIEHGHDVVAYDLSTDTSILAALDVADDVEVVRGDVTDPTDVIRTVRETGTTRIVHLAALLTTTARENPRAAIDVNVMGTNNIFEAARTLDDQVERVAWASSAAVFAPPTNYEDDWVTEDDLVYPDTLYGATKEYNEHQARIYHEDYGLDHVALRPTVAYGPYRETGGSAFLANIIEKPALGESFSVEYGDQVIDWQYVEDIAQAFRLAAFADESALSQRVYNVRGEVATIREAAETVEKIMPDADITVSDEGELPWTQQLEMSAIQDDLGYDPEYDLETGFRKYINTLRRDAGLEAV, translated from the coding sequence ATGTCTGACGAAACCGTACTCGTAACCGGCGGCACCGGCTTCATCGGCTCGTTCATCTGCGCCGACCTGATCGAGCACGGCCACGACGTGGTCGCGTACGACCTCTCGACGGACACCAGCATCCTGGCAGCGCTCGACGTCGCCGACGACGTCGAGGTCGTTCGCGGTGACGTCACCGATCCGACCGACGTGATCCGAACCGTTCGTGAGACGGGGACGACACGAATCGTCCACCTGGCTGCACTCCTGACGACGACGGCCCGCGAGAATCCGCGCGCGGCGATCGACGTCAACGTCATGGGGACGAACAACATCTTCGAGGCCGCACGCACGCTCGACGATCAAGTGGAGCGCGTCGCGTGGGCCTCCTCCGCGGCTGTCTTCGCGCCGCCGACGAACTACGAAGACGACTGGGTCACCGAGGACGACCTCGTCTACCCCGACACGCTCTACGGCGCGACCAAGGAGTACAACGAGCACCAGGCCCGCATCTACCACGAAGACTACGGGCTCGACCACGTCGCCCTGCGACCGACGGTCGCGTACGGTCCCTACCGCGAGACGGGTGGCTCGGCATTCCTCGCGAACATCATCGAGAAGCCAGCACTCGGGGAATCCTTCAGCGTCGAGTACGGCGACCAGGTCATCGACTGGCAGTACGTCGAGGACATCGCCCAGGCGTTCCGCCTGGCCGCCTTCGCCGACGAATCAGCCCTCTCCCAGCGGGTGTACAACGTTCGCGGCGAGGTCGCGACCATCCGCGAGGCCGCAGAGACCGTCGAGAAGATCATGCCCGACGCCGACATCACCGTCAGCGACGAGGGCGAACTACCCTGGACGCAGCAACTCGAGATGAGTGCGATCCAGGACGATCTCGGGTACGACCCCGAGTACGATCTCGAAACCGGCTTCCGGAAATACATCAACACGCTCCGCCGCGACGCCGGGCTCGAAGCGGTCTAA
- a CDS encoding GNAT family N-acetyltransferase produces MNVRPLRADEIDRLIDDLWLPFAREMADLDAYNELAEDVRADARSYRQAQLSDESTVTFVAAVDDELAGYVRVTADQSPPVFARGPEATIGEVYVAPSHRGASLATALLDRAESWAEDRGCEFATLSVNERNETAQAVYDAREYSVRRYKMDKRLCSRVD; encoded by the coding sequence ATGAACGTTCGCCCGCTCCGTGCCGACGAGATCGATCGACTGATCGACGACCTCTGGCTGCCGTTCGCCCGCGAGATGGCCGATCTCGACGCGTACAACGAACTCGCCGAAGACGTCAGGGCGGACGCGCGGTCGTACCGGCAGGCGCAACTGTCGGATGAGTCGACCGTCACCTTCGTCGCGGCGGTCGATGACGAGCTGGCCGGATACGTGCGGGTGACGGCTGACCAGTCTCCGCCCGTGTTCGCCCGCGGGCCCGAAGCAACCATCGGGGAAGTATACGTCGCGCCGTCTCACCGTGGCGCCAGTCTCGCGACGGCACTCCTCGATCGTGCCGAATCGTGGGCCGAGGACCGCGGCTGTGAGTTCGCCACGTTGTCGGTCAACGAACGGAACGAGACCGCACAGGCGGTGTACGACGCACGCGAGTACAGCGTCCGTCGGTACAAGATGGACAAACGCCTCTGCTCCCGTGTCGATTGA
- a CDS encoding HD domain-containing protein: MSDFDAQVREAFPELAEIEDDDLRDQVVEAWALGLERGGWQDLEDIPYAWNIHEVTNVEHVRGVTRIAIESAREQREFHGADPDLDVIVAACLLHDVGKCYEYPDFVDDDLLDEPNPTYVSEEIPHSISGYALAHEVGCPLAVQRAIPHFLGEVPTRTLEAELVKSANSASSNAITQASMGITLQEWVEEYSQTS, translated from the coding sequence GTGTCCGATTTCGATGCGCAGGTCCGCGAGGCGTTCCCGGAACTCGCAGAGATCGAGGACGACGACCTCCGCGACCAGGTCGTCGAGGCCTGGGCCCTCGGACTCGAACGCGGTGGCTGGCAGGATCTCGAGGACATTCCCTACGCCTGGAACATCCACGAGGTGACCAACGTCGAGCACGTCCGCGGCGTGACCAGGATCGCCATCGAGTCCGCCCGCGAACAACGCGAGTTCCACGGCGCCGACCCCGATCTCGACGTCATCGTCGCCGCCTGTTTGCTTCACGACGTCGGCAAGTGCTACGAGTATCCCGACTTCGTCGACGACGATCTCCTCGACGAGCCGAACCCAACCTACGTCAGCGAGGAGATTCCCCACTCGATATCGGGGTACGCGCTCGCCCACGAAGTCGGCTGTCCACTCGCCGTACAGCGGGCGATCCCGCACTTCCTCGGCGAGGTCCCGACGCGCACGCTCGAAGCTGAACTCGTCAAGAGTGCGAACTCCGCGTCGTCGAACGCGATCACGCAGGCCTCGATGGGTATCACGTTGCAGGAGTGGGTCGAGGAGTATTCACAGACGTCCTGA
- a CDS encoding mechanosensitive ion channel family protein, whose protein sequence is MGDMQLVVQQVQVPDYLQDPIADIAVFVPRLLGAVVILLIGWVVGRVVAGVVRRLADGIELDRMVLETPLGRVLGGTERAVSGAFGKLGKWFVYALAILAAANVLAIPMLSEWISTAVSYLPAFIAGLLVITIGFVVADFIGDVIERTRAATETSYTNWFANGARIFLYATALVIGLETMGIDVGILYVFARALAWGLAAAVAIGAGVAFGWGGKDYVAENIDSWMGRTDAITPEESAGGPRSSERRGPDRETGPGAEDD, encoded by the coding sequence ATGGGAGACATGCAACTGGTCGTCCAGCAAGTACAGGTCCCTGATTACCTGCAAGACCCGATCGCGGACATCGCGGTCTTCGTACCACGACTACTCGGCGCCGTCGTCATCCTGCTCATCGGCTGGGTCGTGGGCCGCGTCGTGGCCGGTGTCGTTCGCCGCCTCGCCGACGGGATCGAACTCGATCGAATGGTCCTCGAAACGCCGCTCGGGCGGGTCCTCGGCGGCACCGAGCGGGCGGTCTCGGGCGCGTTCGGCAAGCTCGGCAAGTGGTTCGTCTACGCGCTGGCCATCCTCGCGGCGGCCAACGTGCTTGCCATTCCGATGCTGTCCGAGTGGATCTCGACGGCCGTCTCGTACTTGCCGGCGTTCATCGCTGGCTTGCTCGTCATCACGATCGGGTTCGTCGTGGCCGACTTCATCGGCGACGTGATCGAGCGCACGCGAGCGGCCACGGAGACGTCCTACACGAACTGGTTCGCTAACGGCGCGCGTATCTTCCTCTACGCCACGGCGCTGGTCATCGGCTTGGAGACGATGGGGATCGACGTCGGCATCCTCTACGTGTTCGCTCGCGCGCTCGCGTGGGGACTCGCCGCCGCCGTCGCCATCGGTGCCGGTGTCGCCTTCGGCTGGGGCGGAAAGGATTACGTCGCCGAGAACATCGACAGCTGGATGGGGCGAACCGACGCGATTACGCCAGAAGAGTCGGCTGGTGGACCCCGATCGAGCGAGCGACGCGGACCTGACCGCGAAACCGGACCCGGAGCCGAAGACGACTGA